A genomic segment from Spinacia oleracea cultivar Varoflay chromosome 3, BTI_SOV_V1, whole genome shotgun sequence encodes:
- the LOC130469282 gene encoding protein BONZAI 3-like, with protein MSKSDPMAVVYMKKRNGTLEEIGRTEVILNDLNPVWIGKISVAYHFETVQSLVFHVFDVDTTHHNVPVKTIKLSDQDFLGEASCVLSEQTSNISFSLRKYAQRQDWHQLC; from the exons ATGTCAAAG AGTGATCCGATGGCTGTAGTTTACATGAAGAAGCGAAATGGGACTCTTGAGGAAATTGGTCGTACAGAGGTTATCTTAAACGATTTGAACCCTGTCTGGATTGGGAAAATATCTGTTGCTTACCATTTTGAGACTGTTCAGTCACTGGT ATTTCATGTATTCGATGTTGATACCACACATCACAATGTACCAGTGAAG ACAATCAAGTTATCGGATCAGGATTTTCTTGGAGAAGCTAGCTGTGTGTTATCAGAG CAAACTTCAAACATCAGTTTCAGCCTTAGAAAATATGCACAGAGACAAGACTGGCATCAGCTTTGTTAA